Part of the Virgibacillus natechei genome is shown below.
TACGAAAAATATATCAGCTATTCCTCAAAATATACTTAGTATGTGCTTAAAAGAAGCAGTAACAAATGTCGTAAAGCATAGTGAGGCCAAAAATTGCTATGTAATGCTGGAACAAATTGTTGGAAAAATACAGCTTATTATCGAGGACGACGGGATAGGTTTCCCTGAAAATAAAGATAATGGTAATGGATTACATGGAATATCAGAAAGATTACAACTCGTTGATGGTAAGCTGGAGATTAGAGCAGAGAAAGGAACAAAACTGGTATTTACTGTACCGTTGGTAATTAAGGATGGGGAGGTAGGGGTTTCATAATGATTAAAATAGTAATTGCAGAAGATCAGCGATTGTTACGCGGAGCCCTCGGTTCCCTGTTGGATTTGGAAGATGACCTGGAAGTCATTGGGCAAGCAGAAAATGGAGAAGAAGCATTAGATAAAATTTTTAAATTAAATCCAGATATTTGCCTTTTGGACATTGAGATGCCGCTGTTAAATGGTCTCGATACTGCAGAAGAAATCAAACATCGGAATTCTTCTTGTAAGGTGATTATTTTAACTACCTTTGCGAGATCAGGTTACTTTGAACGAGCTATAAAACTAGGAGTTAACGGGTACTTACTAAAAGATGGATCCACTGATGACCTTGCAGACTCTATTCGCAGGATCATGAAAGGGAAAAATGAATTTTCCCCGGAATTAATTTTTGGAAGTTTAAAAGATAAAAACCCTTTGACACAAAGAGAACAAGAAGTGTTGCGTTTAGTAGCAGAAGGAAAATCGATAAAGGAAACCTCTATGCAACTATACCTGTCGTCAGGAACGGTACGTAATTATATGTCAGAAATTATCAATAAACTGGAAGTAAATAATCGAATAGCAGCTATTTCCATTGCAGAAGAAAAAGGATGGATTTGATAGATAAATTGCATTCTGGGAACTCAGGGTCAGTCCCCCAGTGTGCTTGGTAAAATTCCTGATGCGGGTCTTGAATACGCAGTTGACGGAGATGGTACTGAACCCGTCTTTCATTTTGCTTAAAAATCTCCTCAAAACTAAATTGTTTTTTCTTATTCATTTTTCTCCTCTTTCTCGATACACCACTTTTACACTATACACCAGGCTTCCTGGTAGATTATCCGTTATCAGGAATCAGAGTCTTTAAAAATCTCCTCAATCAAAAGTGGCGCTCGGAATAGTTATATTGTTTCCCTCTACTCCTATAATCGAAAGAAGTCCCCGCTTAGATGTCTTCTTTTGTAAAAAAATTCTAGATCCATGTAAAATTCACTACAAAAAAGAGCTGCTCGTACAAATGGCATACAGACCATTCATACGAGCAGCTCATCTAGTAAACTTACATACTATACCAGCACCAAGTTTTTAAGCTCCTTATTCATCAATCTTCTCTTTGTTAGTCTTGCCCTTAACAGGGTCAGTCCCCCAGAGCTAAGAAGTATAAAATCTTTACGTAAATTAATCGTTTAATACAGAACATACTTTCCCTTTGTAATATAATGCAAGTATCCCCCAACAGAAAGGGGGTGTTAAATATGGAGACCGTGGCATTAGTCACAGCTATTGTTGGATTAACCACAGCGTTGGTTAATTTGACTGTCACGTTACTCGACATCAAGAGAAAAAAAGACCATCGCTCTGGCCAGCGATAGTCTGTGATCTAGCTAGCAAGGAGAGTTTCCTTGCTTCTCCATATTATAATGGGCTTATACATAAAAAACAAGAAAGATGGGATGAATGATGACAACATGGATTATTATATTGTCCGTTTCAGCCATTATCATTTCGCTGGTTTCTCTGTTTATTACTCTCAAAAGCAACACAAAAAAACATTAACCATTGCCAAGGCATGTAATAGTCTGTCTCAATTGCATAACTAGTAACTTAAGGTCAGTTCCCCAGTATGCTAAAGCGTTAACGCAATGAGGGACTGGCCCCAATTTCATTACACTTACATACTATCCAGCACCAAATCCTTAAACCCCGTATTCATCAATCTTCTCTTTGCCAGTCTTGCCCTGAAATTCTAAGCACCTTTTAAAAAATTGTTGGTGGTAATTAGGTATGCTTTCATCTCTTTTAACTCGAGGGACTTCTATGTTTTTAAGCAAAGTGAGAAAGGTTCTCCTCGTTTATTATTTCTTAATGTCCCAATTTTGCCTCTATTTTACGCTTGCCTCTGTTCCGGTTTCACTTTCAGCCTATCAAGTAGTTTTTTTGTACATTGAATGAGCATGACTGATTCTCCTTTGGCAGTTCTTAACCATTATACCAATTTGATGGCCGGAGTAATAATTGTCATTGACGCTGTTCCATCATTTATCATTTGTATACATCACCTTTTTGTATATGATGTATATGAGGTGATTATCCATGGACGATAAACGAAAAGTCAGGAAACAAATTTATCTCGAACCTGACCAAAATAAACAAATAAAACAACTATCAGCACGTGAAAGAAAGACGGAAGCCGAGGTCATTAGAGATGCCGTCAATAATTACCTGACAAATAACGAAGTAAATAAAGACCCATTATCTCAACTTATTGGCATGGTAAAAGACGGTGATAGGCAAGGCTCCACAAAACATGATCTTGATATTTATTTAAGTGAGAAGAGTGAAACACATGAAAAGGAATAAGTTATTCATAGATATTGAGCATGGATTGCGTTAATGTTGGAGACTGATCAATATCATGAAAAGGCCCGCTATCTCTTTGAAAGCCTCGATTTATCAGTTACACGCACCACCTCAAGTTTTGTCATTGCGGAGACTTATACCTGGCTGCGATATAGAGAAGGGTATAAATATGCTCACCTTTTTCTTGAAATAGTTAATCATTCCAAAGCAAGCAAAGCTTTGGATGTTGCCTGGATGAAGTAAAAAAATTGGAAAAGGAATATAAGGAACCACAGAGGAGAGCGTAGAAATACGCTTTCTTTTTTGTAAATCATCACAAGCGATGACGCTACTATATATTATCGTCACTCACAGTGTTACAGCCCCGCAGCATTTCTTATATTTCTTCCCGCTCCCGAACGGGCATGGATCATTTCGTTTTGGAGTTGGCGACTGGACAGGTTGCCTTTCTTTCCTGTTCGCTTGTATAGTTTCCTTTCCAGCAAATTTCATGTCTTCATAGCTTTGAAGCCCTCCTCCTCTCCATAAAGTACCATGCGCTCAGAAAGCCGAATAGGGTTTTTTCAATTCCATTTCAAATTCGTACAAATGATAGCCGTCACAACTTCGCGTCTTTTGTATTTTCAAACCAAGAAGGCATTACAAATACAGTTACCGTTCTCTAGTAAAGTAGTTGTTGGTTGTGTTTATTTATAAAATTTATTCTAAAAAGTCCTTCAACCATTTACTCCGACTTGGATGCCGGAGTTTGCGTAATGCTTTGGATTCGATTTGACGAATTCTCTCCCGCGTTATATCAAAAACTCGACCAACTTCTTCAAGGGTACGCGAATGATCATCATCAAGTCCGAAGCGAAGTCGTAATACATTCTCTTCCCGATCCGTTAGTGTATCCAATATCGTTTCCAATTGTTCTTTTAATGATGCATAAGTGGCTTGATCAGATGGAGAGGGTGTTTCTTGATCTTCAATAAAGTCACCTAAATAGGAACCCTCTTCCTCTCCTATTGGCTTCTCAAGTGAAACAGTGTCTTGCGTAAGCCTTAAAACGTGATACACTTTTTCAAGTGGAAGATCCATTTCTTTTGCAATCTCTTCAGGAGTAGGTTCGTGACCAAGCTTTAGCAACAATTCACGCTGCACGCGAGTCAATTTATTAATGGTTTCCACCATATGGACAGGTTTACGTATGGTTTTTGATTGATCCGCAATAGCCCGTGTTATTGATTGACGTATCCACCAAGTAGCATACGTACTGAATTTAAAACCTTTACGGTAGTCATATTTCTCCACTGCCTTCATGAGCCCTGTATTGCCCTCCTGAATTAAATCCAAAAACTGCAAGCCTCTCCCCGTGTAATGCTTCGCCAGGCTGACAACAAGACGAAGATTGGCTTCTGTCAGCCGCTCTTTAGCTACGTGATCTCCTTCCTCAATCCGACGGGCTAAATGGACTTCTTCATCAGCCGACAATAAATCAGTCCTGCCAATTTCTTTCAAATACATACGAACGGTGTCATTGGTTTCCATCCCTGTCAGGTTACTTAAATCAGCCGCATCATGTTCCACTTCTTTTGCAGTCTCTTGAGATTCAGGGTCTTCTTCAACATTTACAACCACCTCAATACCTTGATTATCCAGGTACTCATACCATTCATCTATCTGGTCAGATTCCAATTCAAAATCCGATAACCAGCGGGCCACTTCTTCGTACGTAAGCGCGCCCTGCTTCTTTCCTAAGTCAAGCAATTTATCTTTAACCTGTTCAAGTGCTACTTCCCTTTGATTGTCCTTTTCTTGAACGGCGTTATTTCCAGTCATGAGCATCCTTCCTTTTATCTATTAACTCTATATTCGCAAGTCAAGCAGAAAGGGACTAACCACACGATTGCCAATCATGTAATAAATCCCTTTCTGCCTACGTCTAACCAGATCCACGTCATTTTTAGTAATACCTGTTTTGCATATATGTGACTGATTTAACTTGAAGGTATAGTCCGTCTGTTTGCCTCTTGAAGACTTACCCTACACACATATATAGGAATCGTAATTATAACAGCTCTCTAAAATAGAAAGCAAGAAAATAAAATGAATCGTATTAGTAATGTTATAGTGATTTGCCTTTTTCTTCTTTATTTATCTTTCGTGAACCTTCACAAAAACGAATATAACAGAAAGTCTCCATGTAAGATAACCAGTAAAATAAGCCAACAAATGTTTAAAAGTGCAGCTTTACTTACAATAATCTTCAAAGCCCACCGCTCCATACAGCTAGAATCCAATCCCATTCACTTCCCAACACCCGATGCCACCTCTAAATACATGGATTAAAAATGCCTTCAATAGAATTCCAACACTATCAAATGCAACATCCAGCAAATGGCCATCCCTGGTGAAATAGGGCTGAATCAGCTCTGGGACCAAAGCAAGTCCCAACGTGATCCAAACAGTCGCCTTTAACCATTTGATAGCAAAGTGTCACTCAGGGTCACAGTCCCCCAGTGTGCTAAAGCGTTAACGCAACAGGGGACTGTGAGATTATCCCCTTATAGTAGACACACTGAAAATGAGGGTGTTACGTTGCCTATAGGAGTGATGAATCGTGACTAAACAAAAACGGTATTCCAAAGAATTTAAAAATAAAGTAGTTCAATATTACAATGATAACCCTGGACTCGGTTATCTTAGCCTGGCGAGATTCTTTGATATTTCTTCTGATGAGAGCGTTAGACGTTGGGTGAAAGAAAAGCAATCAAGAGGTGATGAAGCCTTTACACCTATACCTAAAAACACGAATACCAAAAAGAAGAACACAAAAAGAAAAACGAACGAAATCTCTACAGATCGGTGGGAAGATCCGCAGGAAAGCAATGAACGAATTGCTTTCTTAGAAGCGGAGAATGCTTATTTAAAAAAGTTAATTGCCTTAAGGAAGGGGGATTCCGATTAAAAAAGAATCAACGTTATGAGATCATTGAAGAACTAACATCCACTTTCAGTGTTACAGGCCTTTGTATCATCGCTTCTGTATCAAGAAGTGGTTTTTATAAATGGCGGAACAGGCAAAACCAATCTCTTACGAGGAAACAGAAGGAAGATGAACATATAAAAGATTTAATCGTTCATTTTGATCATTTATTTAATCACACATACGGCTATCCACGATTAACGGAAGAAATAAATGATATTCATTTTAAAAAAGTGAATCATAAACGTGTCTATCGATTACAAAAACAACTAGGCATTCAAGCTCAAATATTTAAGAAAAAGGTACGGTATAAGCATGAAGGATATAAAGCCCAGAATGTATTAAATCGGGATTTCCGAGCGAAGAAGCCATTTGAGAAATGGGTAACGGATATCACATATTTATCAACAGGTATCACACGATTGTATCTTTCAACCATTTTAGACCTTTGTACAAAAGAAGTCGTGAGCTATCATGTCAGTGAACATAATGATAATGACCTTGTGGTCCAAACCCTTAACAAAGCTTTAGAAAAAGGTAGTGTAGATGGAACGATGATTCATAGTGACCAGGGACATCAATATACGTCTCACGCCTACACAAACCTTCTAGAAGAAAACGATATGGTTAAGAGCATGTCACGAAAAGCTAACTGTTGGGATAACGCCCCAATTGAGAGTTTTTTTGGACGTTTGAAGGAAGAATCTATGCGCATACATAAACCAAAAACAAAACAAGAAATACGCCGGGTAATTGATGATTATATGGATCTCTATAATCACCGCCGGCGCCAGAAGAAATTAGGCGGTCAAGCGCCTACCAACTATAAACATACAATAGCAGCTTGACCCTCGCCTATTAGTGTCTACTTGACAGGGGTACGCTTACTGACCCTGACATTTATAATCAGGTAAAGCTGTTCCTTATTATTTCCTGATTTCAATGCCTTGCTCTAGATGAATTTCTTCTTCTCTATGTTGAATAGTTAGATTGTTACCTTCTACAAGCGTATAGCAAACAATGTCATTTTCCATTTTAATTTGGATCACTCTTCCGCGAAACCGTAAATGAAACTCTAGAGCGTTCCATTGTTTTGGAAGTCTTGGGTGCATAGACAGACCGCTTTCCTTCACACGAAGACCAGCGAACCCATATACAATAGCTAACCAGGCTCCTCCCATATTTGCCATATGAAGCCCATCTTTAGTATTACCATGCCTATTTTCTAGATCGAGTCTTGCAGTTTTATTAAAATAAGAATATGCTTTTTTCTCGTAACCTAACTTTGAAGCCATGATACTAAATACACAATATGATAACGAAGAATCATGTGTAGTTATTGCTTCATAATAATCATAAGATTGTCTAATCGTATCAATATCAGCTTCATCTTCCAATAAGAAATGCCCCAATACTGTATCTGCTTGTTTACATACCTGGTATCGATATAAAGTAAGTGGATGGTAATGTAATAATAATGGAAAGTTTTCCTTATTTGTATTTTCCAAGTTCCATCGCGCTTTTTTCAAGAAACTATCATCTTGTGCGTGGATACCTAAATTTTCATCATATGGAAGGAACATTTTTTCTCCCGCTTCTTCCCATAATTCTACTTCATCAGCATTTAAATTTAGTTGGTTACTTAGCTCCTCAATCTTGTTTGTTTCTTTCAAATGACGAAACACCTTTACAGCCCACAATAAGTTATGTTTTGCCATCACATTGGTATAGTAATTATTATTAACGATACAGGTGTATTCATCAGGTCCAGTAACATCA
Proteins encoded:
- a CDS encoding transposase, producing the protein MTKQKRYSKEFKNKVVQYYNDNPGLGYLSLARFFDISSDESVRRWVKEKQSRGDEAFTPIPKNTNTKKKNTKRKTNEISTDRWEDPQESNERIAFLEAENAYLKKLIALRKGDSD
- a CDS encoding ribbon-helix-helix domain-containing protein, translated to MDDKRKVRKQIYLEPDQNKQIKQLSARERKTEAEVIRDAVNNYLTNNEVNKDPLSQLIGMVKDGDRQGSTKHDLDIYLSEKSETHEKE
- the rpoD gene encoding RNA polymerase sigma factor RpoD, whose protein sequence is MTGNNAVQEKDNQREVALEQVKDKLLDLGKKQGALTYEEVARWLSDFELESDQIDEWYEYLDNQGIEVVVNVEEDPESQETAKEVEHDAADLSNLTGMETNDTVRMYLKEIGRTDLLSADEEVHLARRIEEGDHVAKERLTEANLRLVVSLAKHYTGRGLQFLDLIQEGNTGLMKAVEKYDYRKGFKFSTYATWWIRQSITRAIADQSKTIRKPVHMVETINKLTRVQRELLLKLGHEPTPEEIAKEMDLPLEKVYHVLRLTQDTVSLEKPIGEEEGSYLGDFIEDQETPSPSDQATYASLKEQLETILDTLTDREENVLRLRFGLDDDHSRTLEEVGRVFDITRERIRQIESKALRKLRHPSRSKWLKDFLE
- a CDS encoding response regulator transcription factor: MIKIVIAEDQRLLRGALGSLLDLEDDLEVIGQAENGEEALDKIFKLNPDICLLDIEMPLLNGLDTAEEIKHRNSSCKVIILTTFARSGYFERAIKLGVNGYLLKDGSTDDLADSIRRIMKGKNEFSPELIFGSLKDKNPLTQREQEVLRLVAEGKSIKETSMQLYLSSGTVRNYMSEIINKLEVNNRIAAISIAEEKGWI
- a CDS encoding SEC-C metal-binding domain-containing protein produces the protein MKFAGKETIQANRKERQPVQSPTPKRNDPCPFGSGKKYKKCCGAVTL
- a CDS encoding IS3 family transposase produces the protein MEELTSTFSVTGLCIIASVSRSGFYKWRNRQNQSLTRKQKEDEHIKDLIVHFDHLFNHTYGYPRLTEEINDIHFKKVNHKRVYRLQKQLGIQAQIFKKKVRYKHEGYKAQNVLNRDFRAKKPFEKWVTDITYLSTGITRLYLSTILDLCTKEVVSYHVSEHNDNDLVVQTLNKALEKGSVDGTMIHSDQGHQYTSHAYTNLLEENDMVKSMSRKANCWDNAPIESFFGRLKEESMRIHKPKTKQEIRRVIDDYMDLYNHRRRQKKLGGQAPTNYKHTIAA